The DNA sequence AGGCTATGCCCGCCGGATCGGACGGCGCTACCATGACCGGCCCTGCCTGCTGGAAGGGGTGATGGACGGCCTGTTCCAGATCGCGGGCGCTGATGGCGTCATTACACAGGACGAGCTGACCTATCTGCAGAATGTGTCAGAGGCCTTTGGCTTCAGCGAGGCGACGTTCCGCCGGATCAAGGCCGCCCATATGGGGCCGGACCGGAACGATCCCTATCATGTTCTGGGTGTCGCGCATGACGCCGAGTTTGGTGTCATCCGCGCGGCCTATCGGCGCCTGATGGCAGATCACCACCCTGACCGCGTCATCCAGATGGGCGCGCCGCGGGAGTTCGAGGATGCCGCGCATGCCAAGGCCGCAGCGATTACCGCTGCCTATGCGCAGATCCGGACCGAGCGCGGCCTGCTGATCCGGCAGGAATCCTGAGCAAAATATAAGTTTCTGTAAGGTACCGCCTGCGTCTCGTTGACGGGGGGCCATGATGCCGCCATGTTGAAAGGGCACAAGGATTTGCCATGACACAGACCGCTCCACATCCCGCCGGATTTGATTTCGCCGCTGCCCTCCGGGCCGGATTTGCCCTGTTTCTTCAGGTGATGATCGGGATGATGCTGGTGCTGACCGCTGGCATCGTGGCCGTCATGACAGCCATTGCGGGCGTGCTTCTGGGCGCGGCGGCTCTGGTCATGGGTTTTGCTGGCGGACGCCGGACGCGCCGCCGGGCAGATGCCGCCGGCCAGGAGACTGTGACGCTGGAAGCGCGGCGCACACCGCGCGGCTGGACGGTGGAATAAAGCCCCTCCGGGACCCTCAGAAACACCATCTAAAGACCGTTTAAAGACCGTCTATACACCATGAACACGGCCCGTTTCACGCGGGCCGTTTGCTTTTGCGCGTATGTCACTTGACGCTAGTGCGCTACAAGTGTAGTGAGTCGATGACTTTGATAGTGACCCCGTCCCAGGTGAAGCCATGTCCCAGCCCAATTCCTCCGAACTTATCGTGTTGAAGCATCTCTGGTCCGCCGGGCCGCAAAGTGCGCGCGAAGTGCATCAGGCCGTTGGCCCGGCGCAGGGATGGAAGCCGTCCACCACGCGCACCGTGATCGCCCGGATGGAAGAGAAGGGGTGGGTGGAGCGCAAGGACATGCACGGCATGGCCGTCTTCTCCGCCGTGCTGGACCGGACCGCCACGCTGGGCGGCCTCGTCCGCCATCTGGCCCGGAAAGTGCTCGACATGGACGGGCCGATCCCGGCCGCTCTCTTTGCCGAAAGTCCGCACCTGTCCGATGCCGAACTGGACGAACTGGACGCGATCATCAACGCGGCGGAAGACGAGACGAAAGGGGGCAAGTCATGAGCCCGCTGGGTCTTGTCCTGCTTGTGCTGGTCTGGAGCGCGGCTGTCTGGGCCGGTGCCAGCCTGATCTGCCGGAAACAGCCGCCGCCGAAAGTGGCGCAGGCCATCTGGCGCGGAGCGGGGCTTGCGCTGGCCGCGCCCTTTGCTGCCTCGCTGGTCGTGCCGGGGTTTTCTGCCGACATCGCCGCGCCGCTGGCCGAGTTGCCACTTCTGGAGCCGGTCATGACCGTGCCGCAGCAAGGTGCAGGCGCGGCCGCACCGGCTGCCGGGCTGAAACTGCCGGACGCTGGCACGCTGATCCTGGCCGTCATCGCGGCGGGCTGGGCCATCCGCTTTCTGCTGTGGGGCATCAGCCAGGTGCGCCTGCAACGGCTGAAGACGTGCGCCATGCGCACACACCGCCCGATTGGGCACTGGGCCGAGGCGGTTGGCCTTTCCCGCACGCCGCGTGTGCAGGTTATCCCGCGCGGAGCGCCGTTCCTCGCGGGGATCCTGAAACGCTCCGTCTACGTCCCTGCTGCCCTGATCAACAGGGCAGGGGCAAGTGAAGTGATCGTGCACGAACTGGTTCACCTGAAACGGGGGGATCTGATCGCAAGACCCTTGGAACGAATCGTGGCGGACATTTTCTGGTTCTCCCCCTTTGCCTGGTGGATCCGCGGTCAGCTCGATTTCTGGCGCGAAGCGGTTGTCGATGAAGAGACCGTCGACCTGACGGGCGATCCGATCGCCTATGCCCGGACCCTGACGTCTGCTGCGCGTATCTCGCGCGATGAGGCGGTGCTGCCTGTGGCGGCATTCATCCTCCGGAAAAAAGGAACCCTGAAGATGCGTCTCAACGAATTACTGACCGAGAAAACCCGTCCGCGCCGTCTTGGCGTTGTCATGGCACTTGCGCTTGCCTGCGCCGCCCCGCTGGCGATTGCGCAGGGCATGCTGATCAAGGGCGCCGCCGCTGCACCCGGCGCAGCCATCACCTACAGCCATGCCGTACTGGACAAGGCCCGCCTGACCAGCGCGTTCGGCCCGCGCAGACATCCGATCACGGGCGAGAAGAAAACGCATAATGGCGTCGATCTGGCCGATGCAGAAGGCGTGGCCATCTATGCGCCATCGGCCGGTGTGATCACATCGGCAGCCGAAAAAGGCGCCTATGGGAACCTTGTGGAGATGCAGGCCGGCGGCGACACCGTGCTGCGCTTCGCCCAGCTGAAATCCATGAACGTGAAGGCAGGCGACACGGTAAAGCCGGGCGATGTGATCGGTACACTTGGCGAGTCCGGACAGGCCACCGGCCCGCACCTGCATTTTGAGGTCCTGCGCGGCGGCGCTGCTGTCGATCCGCAGGCGGAGGAGGGGCTCGTTCTGGCCGACAGTCTGTTCATCCTGTCGTCGTCCGGTGCGAAAGTTCCGGTGCCGCCGAAACCACCCACGCCGCCGGTGCCCTCGATAGACGTGCCGGAACCCCCGGTGCCGCCAGCCCCGCCGCAGGAGTTCAGGGAACGCGGCAGCGAAGGCTGAGCCCTGACCCTCAAACAAAAAGCCCGCAGCGATGCTGCGGGCTTTTTTCGTTCCGGATGGCCCGGCCTTAGCGGTCGAAGAGTTTCGAGACGCTTTCCTCGTTCGCGATGCGGCGGATGGCTTCGCCCAGCAGCGGCGCGATCGGCAGGATACGGATGGATTTGGATTTCTTCGCTTCTTCAGACGGGGCGATCGTGTCGGTCATGACCAGTTCGTCGAGCACCGATTTCTCGATCCGCTCCACCGCCTTGCCGGACAGGACGCCGTGGCTGACATAGGCCGAGACCGATTTTGCGCCCTGGTCTTTCAGGGCCGCAGCGGCGTTCGCCAGCGTGCCGCCGCTATCGCACATGTCGTCCAGCATGATGCAGCGCTTGCCGCTCACATCACCGATGATGTTCATCACTTCGGATTTGCCGGCTTCCGGGCGGCGCTTGTCGACGATGGCGAGATCGGCATCGTCGAGCCGCTTGGCGAGGGAGCGCGCGCGCACCACGCCGCCAACGTCCGGCGAGACGACCACGATCTTGTCCTTGCCGTAGCGCTCCTTGATATCGTCGATCATCACCGGGCTGCCGAAGAGGTTATCGGTCGGGATGTCGAAGAAGCCCTGGATCTGGCCAGCGTGCAGGTCGACGGTCAGGACGCGGTCGGCCCCGGCCGTGGAGATCAGATTGGCAACCAGTTTGGCCGAGATCGGCGTACGGCCGTCGGTTTTTCGGTCCTGGCGGGCATAGCCGAAATAGGGGATCACCGCTGTGATGCGCCGGGCCGAGGCGCGCTTCAGCGCATCCATCATGATCAGCAGCTGCATCAGATTGTCATTGGCCGGGTGGGAAGTCGACTGAATGACGAAGACGTCTTCGCCGCGGACGTTCTCATCGACGCGGACGAAGATCTCTTCGTCTGCGAAGGATTTCACCTCCGAACGGGTCAGCCGCATGTCCAGATAGTCAGCAATGGCTTCGGCCAACGGGCGGTTCGCATTGCAGGCGAGAAGTTTCATGTTGGCTGTGACCCTGTGCTGCCCCGGATGGCGACGCTTTTGTAACAGGGAGCCGTGAGTCGCAACCGGACTCTGGCATTGAATGCGACTTTTTACGGTGCAAGCATGATGACTGAGGCATTTCGGCCATAGTCCGGCTCGCCGCGGTGGTTTCTCCTGCGGTTGGAAAAATAGCCGTCTTCCAGCGCGCAGGTGTCGAGGCCCAGATTGACGACATGGCCGATGTCCATGGCCGCCAGGCTGGCCGCGCAATAAGCCGGAAGGTCGAAATGGAAGCGGTCGCCCACGCCGCGCACGAAGAGGTGTTCGCTGGCGGGGGAGGCCTCAAGGAAGGTGTCGCGGAATTCCGGGCCGACCTCATAGCTCGCCTGGCCGATCGTCGGGCCGATGGCCGCGCGGATGTGTCCCGGCCGGGCGCCGAGCTCGGTCATCGAGGCGACGGTGGCCTCCAGCACGCCGCCAAGGGCGCCTTTCCAGCCGGCATGCGCCGCGCCGATCACACCGGCCTCCGCATCCGCGAAGAGGACGGGCGTACAGTCTGCCGTCAGGATGCACAGGCCAAAGCCCGGCAGCGTGGTGACCATGGCGTCGGCCTGCGGGCGGTCTGTGCCCCAGGCTTCGGTGACGTGGACCACGTCGGCCGAATGGATCTGGTGGCAGGACAGAAGGGCGTCCGCGCCCATGGCCTGGCGGATGATGTCCCGGTTCTGCGCCACCGCGGCCGGATCGTCGCCTGAGCCGGGCCCGGCATTGAGGCTGGCATAGAGCCCGGCCGAGACCCCGCCGGCCCGTCCGAAGAAGCCGTGGCGGATGCCCGTCA is a window from the uncultured Hyphomonas sp. genome containing:
- a CDS encoding molecular chaperone DjiA, whose protein sequence is MSLWTRLLEGGRRLFDPDITHEDEARDPGEVPCAPDPNDVGFTAAVVGLGAKLAKADGTVSDKEIMVFSRVFRAPPEEAQNVRRVFNLARQTVRGYEGYARRIGRRYHDRPCLLEGVMDGLFQIAGADGVITQDELTYLQNVSEAFGFSEATFRRIKAAHMGPDRNDPYHVLGVAHDAEFGVIRAAYRRLMADHHPDRVIQMGAPREFEDAAHAKAAAITAAYAQIRTERGLLIRQES
- a CDS encoding BlaI/MecI/CopY family transcriptional regulator, whose protein sequence is MSQPNSSELIVLKHLWSAGPQSAREVHQAVGPAQGWKPSTTRTVIARMEEKGWVERKDMHGMAVFSAVLDRTATLGGLVRHLARKVLDMDGPIPAALFAESPHLSDAELDELDAIINAAEDETKGGKS
- a CDS encoding M23/M56 family metallopeptidase; its protein translation is MSPLGLVLLVLVWSAAVWAGASLICRKQPPPKVAQAIWRGAGLALAAPFAASLVVPGFSADIAAPLAELPLLEPVMTVPQQGAGAAAPAAGLKLPDAGTLILAVIAAGWAIRFLLWGISQVRLQRLKTCAMRTHRPIGHWAEAVGLSRTPRVQVIPRGAPFLAGILKRSVYVPAALINRAGASEVIVHELVHLKRGDLIARPLERIVADIFWFSPFAWWIRGQLDFWREAVVDEETVDLTGDPIAYARTLTSAARISRDEAVLPVAAFILRKKGTLKMRLNELLTEKTRPRRLGVVMALALACAAPLAIAQGMLIKGAAAAPGAAITYSHAVLDKARLTSAFGPRRHPITGEKKTHNGVDLADAEGVAIYAPSAGVITSAAEKGAYGNLVEMQAGGDTVLRFAQLKSMNVKAGDTVKPGDVIGTLGESGQATGPHLHFEVLRGGAAVDPQAEEGLVLADSLFILSSSGAKVPVPPKPPTPPVPSIDVPEPPVPPAPPQEFRERGSEG
- a CDS encoding ribose-phosphate pyrophosphokinase, with the protein product MKLLACNANRPLAEAIADYLDMRLTRSEVKSFADEEIFVRVDENVRGEDVFVIQSTSHPANDNLMQLLIMMDALKRASARRITAVIPYFGYARQDRKTDGRTPISAKLVANLISTAGADRVLTVDLHAGQIQGFFDIPTDNLFGSPVMIDDIKERYGKDKIVVVSPDVGGVVRARSLAKRLDDADLAIVDKRRPEAGKSEVMNIIGDVSGKRCIMLDDMCDSGGTLANAAAALKDQGAKSVSAYVSHGVLSGKAVERIEKSVLDELVMTDTIAPSEEAKKSKSIRILPIAPLLGEAIRRIANEESVSKLFDR
- the pgeF gene encoding peptidoglycan editing factor PgeF encodes the protein MPAPAPPPFETAPGLSGLTGIRHGFFGRAGGVSAGLYASLNAGPGSGDDPAAVAQNRDIIRQAMGADALLSCHQIHSADVVHVTEAWGTDRPQADAMVTTLPGFGLCILTADCTPVLFADAEAGVIGAAHAGWKGALGGVLEATVASMTELGARPGHIRAAIGPTIGQASYEVGPEFRDTFLEASPASEHLFVRGVGDRFHFDLPAYCAASLAAMDIGHVVNLGLDTCALEDGYFSNRRRNHRGEPDYGRNASVIMLAP